In a single window of the Nicotiana tomentosiformis chromosome 8, ASM39032v3, whole genome shotgun sequence genome:
- the LOC138897112 gene encoding B3 domain-containing protein At5g26805-like — MKKTFFYNFIPSKAEEEACKASNTPWVVTRQLIEIRDIYPPPVLDLKNPWQIKKIVTYDEAVVGKLVLPFIDVFEYIFRYWTLDMANLVVSGHKVNVSLWDVTEENNPKKYDNYFEMLPNDDYALVCLDLYKDRGLSVDDEIGLYWDPRSSTFVFKEIF, encoded by the coding sequence ATGAAGAAGACATTCTTTTACAATTTCATCCCATCAAAAGCAGAAGAAGAAGCATGCAAAGCTAGCAACACGCCGTGGGTAGTAACTCGTCAGCTAATAGAAATAAGAGACATATACCCTCCTCCAGTTCTTGATTTAAAAAATCCATGGCAAATCAAGAAAATCGTCACGTACGACGAGGCGGTCGTCGGAAAGCTAGTGCTGCCTTTTATTGACGTTTTCGAGTATATTTTTCGATATTGGACGTTGGATATGGCTAACCTTGTAGTGTCAGGGCACAAGGTTAATGTTAGTTTATGGGATGTTACAGAAGAGAATAACCCTAAGAAGTATGATAATTATTTTGAGATGTTGCCTAATGATGATTATGCACTTGTGTGCTTGGATTTGTATAAAGATCGAGGATTAAGTGTTGATGATGAGATTGGATTATATTGGGATCCTAGGTCTTCTACGTTCGTGTTTAAGGAAATATTTTGA